The proteins below are encoded in one region of Effusibacillus dendaii:
- a CDS encoding alpha/beta hydrolase translates to MPLDPQAKAVLELMKSAGAPPLNELSPERARQVYVAMRETGEAEPVGNVENRTIPGPHGPIPIRIYTPDQEGPYPVLVYFHGGGWVIGNLDSHDPICRSLTNLAGCMVISVDYRLAPEHKFPVALEECYVATRWVFEHTDELGADPARIAVGGDSAGGNLAAVVSCQLRDRNEFQPICQVLFYPVTNFDFDTESYQRNGQGYYLTKNLMTWFRDHYLQNEQDSRNPLAAPLLTEDLGGLPSALVITAEFDPLCDEGEAYAKRLKNAGVPVEYTRYNGMIHGFISMANRLDQGKKALQQAAEYLKSVFAS, encoded by the coding sequence ATGCCATTGGATCCACAGGCAAAGGCCGTACTGGAGTTGATGAAATCGGCTGGGGCGCCGCCGTTAAATGAGCTTTCACCGGAGCGGGCACGTCAAGTTTATGTGGCTATGCGGGAAACGGGCGAAGCGGAGCCGGTAGGAAATGTGGAGAACCGAACAATACCAGGGCCGCACGGGCCTATTCCGATTCGTATCTATACACCTGATCAGGAGGGGCCTTACCCGGTGTTGGTGTATTTTCATGGTGGCGGTTGGGTGATTGGCAATCTCGACTCGCATGACCCGATTTGCCGTTCGCTGACCAATCTGGCTGGCTGTATGGTGATTTCGGTCGATTATCGGCTTGCCCCGGAACACAAATTTCCTGTTGCGTTGGAGGAATGTTATGTCGCTACCAGGTGGGTGTTCGAGCACACCGATGAACTGGGAGCCGACCCAGCCAGGATTGCGGTCGGCGGTGACAGTGCAGGCGGTAATTTAGCCGCTGTTGTCAGCTGTCAGTTGCGTGATCGGAATGAGTTTCAACCTATTTGCCAAGTGCTGTTTTATCCGGTTACCAACTTTGACTTTGATACGGAATCCTACCAGAGGAATGGGCAGGGATATTATTTAACGAAAAATTTAATGACATGGTTTCGAGATCACTATCTGCAAAATGAACAAGACTCCAGAAATCCGTTGGCGGCGCCGTTGCTGACCGAAGACCTTGGCGGACTGCCTTCCGCACTGGTCATTACGGCGGAATTTGATCCGCTTTGTGATGAAGGGGAAGCATATGCAAAACGTTTAAAAAACGCTGGGGTGCCAGTTGAGTATACGCGTTACAACGGCATGATTCATGGGTTTATCAGTATGGCGAACCGCTTGGATCAGGGGAAAAAGGCTTTACAGCAAGCAGCAGAATATCTGAAGAGCGTATTTGCTTCCTAA
- a CDS encoding PaaI family thioesterase yields the protein MDRPGKGDKTELNKEQFLRLVEAAYDKSELKMESIFLFHLFGFQFSYNDQEKTCSIECPVSEPMLNPAGIVHGGVFTLLTDSSMGHLLMHDKQASYVSLELKTSYFNAAHTGKIKATARYMRDGYRVVFLESTVVNEGGELLCKTTGTFYRAEKKGQLS from the coding sequence GTGGATCGTCCTGGAAAAGGGGATAAAACAGAGTTGAATAAAGAACAGTTTTTGCGGCTTGTGGAAGCCGCTTATGACAAATCGGAATTAAAAATGGAAAGCATTTTTCTGTTTCATCTGTTTGGATTTCAATTTTCGTACAACGATCAGGAGAAAACATGCAGCATCGAATGCCCGGTCAGCGAACCGATGTTAAACCCGGCTGGAATCGTGCATGGCGGTGTATTCACGTTGCTTACAGATTCGTCGATGGGACATCTTTTGATGCATGATAAACAAGCGTCTTACGTATCCTTAGAGTTAAAAACTTCCTATTTTAATGCGGCCCATACCGGTAAAATCAAGGCAACCGCCCGTTATATGCGAGACGGTTACCGGGTTGTATTTTTGGAGAGTACTGTTGTAAACGAGGGCGGAGAGTTATTATGCAAAACCACGGGAACGTTTTACCGTGCCGAGAAAAAAGGCCAGCTATCCTAA
- a CDS encoding (Fe-S)-binding protein, translating to MQATSVIFTLAFLIVLGYALYSFWKIMYARYRFIMLGHSEPLGDSSERLRVTLRQVFGHTKLFKDRKSGFMHLFIFYGFLILQLGALELIVKGFIPGYKWPLGPVHPFFSLLQEITVLAIFLAVGYAAYRRFGEKLRRLKRTEKTTWLYWFIFTLMLSVLFSLAFEKVWLNEPLTAAAPFSSLIASPFLGMSEATAKTLFYVFWWAHLLILLAFLLYVPQSKHSHLLFAPFNIYFSKMGPPSKPTSLDFSDESVEEFGVNKIEDFSKGQLLDLYSCVECGRCTNMCPASNTGKMLSPMHLMIKMRDHLSEKAEKMLNIPAWAPGRIMAAPAGMAHVMTEVPFANGMPEGFSPNPDLHTDITPTMHRQYETWKVQDKDVMELALIGDVISEQELWACTSCRNCEDQCPVGNEHLGFIYGMRRYLVMTEGSMPAEITRTLNNIERQGNPWGINRREKAKWREEFPDVNIPTIDEVEEFEYLFWVGSMGAYDNRNRKVVSAFARIMNEGGVKFAILGEEEFNSGDTPRRVGNEFLFQELARQNIEMFKELGVKKIVTCDPHAFNSFKNEYPEFGLEAEVFHHTQIIEMLIKEGRIKLENAVNERVVYHDSCYIGRYNGIFDTPRNILDAIPGVERVEMERNKEDAMCCGAGGGRMWIEEHEGLRVNVTRTEQALDGKPTVIGSNCPYCLIMMSDGIKHFDKDEEVQALDLAELVEKSMRKKEAATVA from the coding sequence ATGCAGGCTACCAGTGTTATTTTCACTCTCGCGTTCTTGATTGTTTTGGGTTACGCGCTGTATTCATTCTGGAAAATCATGTATGCCCGTTATCGGTTTATCATGCTTGGGCATTCGGAACCGTTGGGCGATTCAAGCGAACGGTTGAGAGTTACACTTCGTCAGGTATTTGGCCATACGAAACTGTTTAAGGACCGGAAGAGCGGTTTTATGCACCTCTTTATTTTCTACGGATTCCTCATTCTGCAGTTAGGTGCGCTTGAACTGATCGTGAAGGGATTTATTCCCGGTTACAAATGGCCGTTGGGACCGGTGCACCCGTTTTTCAGCTTGTTGCAGGAAATTACCGTACTGGCGATTTTCCTGGCAGTTGGGTATGCCGCTTACAGAAGATTCGGTGAAAAATTGCGCCGCTTGAAACGGACAGAGAAAACCACATGGCTGTATTGGTTTATTTTCACTTTGATGTTGAGTGTTCTGTTCAGTCTCGCGTTTGAAAAAGTATGGCTGAATGAACCGTTGACTGCTGCTGCTCCGTTTTCTTCCCTGATTGCCAGCCCATTCCTCGGTATGAGTGAGGCTACTGCCAAAACGTTGTTTTATGTGTTTTGGTGGGCGCATTTGTTAATCTTGCTTGCGTTTCTGCTTTATGTGCCGCAATCGAAACACTCGCATCTGTTGTTTGCGCCATTTAATATTTATTTTTCCAAAATGGGTCCGCCCAGCAAGCCGACCAGTCTTGATTTTTCCGATGAGTCGGTGGAAGAGTTCGGCGTCAACAAAATTGAAGATTTCAGCAAAGGTCAGCTGCTTGATCTATACTCTTGTGTAGAATGTGGCCGTTGTACCAATATGTGTCCGGCATCGAACACAGGAAAAATGCTGTCTCCCATGCATTTGATGATTAAGATGCGTGACCATCTGAGTGAGAAAGCGGAAAAAATGCTTAACATACCGGCTTGGGCGCCGGGACGTATTATGGCCGCTCCCGCTGGAATGGCGCATGTTATGACAGAAGTTCCGTTTGCTAACGGCATGCCGGAAGGATTTTCTCCGAATCCGGACCTACATACCGACATTACGCCGACTATGCATCGGCAATATGAAACGTGGAAAGTGCAAGACAAAGATGTGATGGAACTTGCGCTGATTGGTGACGTCATTTCTGAACAGGAATTGTGGGCTTGTACCTCTTGCCGCAATTGTGAAGACCAATGCCCGGTCGGCAACGAGCACCTCGGATTTATCTATGGTATGCGCCGTTACCTGGTGATGACAGAGGGCAGCATGCCGGCTGAAATTACCCGAACGTTGAATAATATTGAACGGCAAGGCAATCCCTGGGGCATCAACCGTCGCGAAAAAGCCAAGTGGCGTGAAGAATTCCCGGATGTAAACATTCCGACAATTGACGAAGTGGAAGAGTTTGAATATCTGTTCTGGGTTGGATCGATGGGTGCGTATGACAACCGGAACCGCAAAGTGGTTTCCGCTTTTGCCCGCATTATGAATGAAGGCGGCGTCAAGTTTGCGATCCTCGGCGAAGAAGAGTTTAACTCTGGGGATACGCCTAGACGGGTCGGCAACGAATTCTTGTTCCAGGAACTTGCCCGGCAAAACATTGAAATGTTTAAAGAGCTGGGTGTGAAGAAAATTGTGACATGCGATCCACACGCATTCAACTCGTTCAAAAACGAGTACCCGGAATTTGGGTTGGAAGCGGAAGTTTTCCACCATACACAAATCATTGAAATGCTGATTAAAGAAGGCCGGATTAAACTGGAAAATGCCGTAAATGAACGTGTCGTGTATCACGATTCCTGTTATATCGGCCGTTACAACGGAATCTTTGATACCCCGCGAAATATTTTGGATGCGATTCCAGGCGTGGAACGGGTAGAAATGGAACGTAATAAAGAAGATGCCATGTGTTGCGGAGCAGGCGGTGGTCGCATGTGGATCGAGGAACATGAAGGCCTGCGCGTAAACGTCACTCGTACCGAACAAGCGTTGGACGGCAAACCGACTGTTATCGGCAGCAACTGTCCATATTGCCTAATCATGATGAGCGACGGTATCAAACATTTTGATAAAGATGAAGAAGTGCAAGCGCTCGATTTGGCCGAACTGGTAGAAAAATCGATGCGGAAGAAAGAGGCAGCGACTGTCGCGTAA
- a CDS encoding NADP-dependent oxidoreductase has product MSELNRSIYLVSRPEGMPEKSNFKTVESPVPQPAEGEVLVQTMYLSVDPYMRGRMRDVKSYVPPFPLNEVIVGGVVGRVVESKNPNFAKGDIIAGMLGWSDYSISNGKNIKKIETGAIPVTHALGILGMPGLTAYFGLLEIGKPKEGETVVVSGAAGAVGMVVGQIAKLKGCRVVGIAGTDEKNEYLRSELGFDATVNYKTTTNMRQSLAEACPNGIDVYFDNVGGEITDAVLTLINYQARIVICGQISAYNMEKPDLRPNPFTQLLIKSAMAKGFIASDFANRNQEGLAQLTEWVTQGKLKFKENVVEGLENTVEAFLGLFRGENLGKQLVKVHD; this is encoded by the coding sequence ATGAGCGAGCTGAACCGCAGTATTTATCTGGTGAGCCGTCCTGAAGGAATGCCGGAGAAAAGCAATTTTAAAACGGTCGAGTCTCCTGTTCCGCAACCGGCTGAGGGCGAAGTGCTTGTCCAGACCATGTATCTTTCGGTCGATCCTTATATGCGGGGCCGTATGCGGGATGTCAAATCGTACGTTCCTCCTTTTCCCCTCAACGAAGTGATCGTCGGAGGCGTAGTCGGCCGTGTGGTCGAATCGAAAAACCCCAACTTCGCTAAAGGCGACATTATAGCAGGGATGCTGGGTTGGTCCGATTATTCCATTTCGAACGGAAAAAACATCAAGAAAATTGAAACGGGAGCCATTCCGGTTACTCATGCGCTCGGAATTCTCGGCATGCCGGGTCTGACCGCCTATTTTGGATTGCTTGAAATCGGCAAACCGAAAGAGGGAGAAACGGTGGTTGTCTCTGGCGCAGCCGGGGCGGTTGGCATGGTGGTCGGACAGATTGCCAAACTGAAAGGATGCCGTGTCGTAGGCATTGCCGGAACCGATGAGAAAAACGAGTACCTCCGAAGCGAACTTGGATTTGATGCCACCGTGAACTACAAAACGACGACCAACATGCGCCAGTCCTTAGCAGAAGCATGTCCAAACGGAATTGACGTTTATTTCGACAATGTTGGCGGCGAGATCACGGATGCCGTATTAACCTTGATAAATTACCAAGCGCGAATCGTCATCTGCGGACAAATATCCGCCTATAACATGGAGAAACCGGATCTGCGGCCAAATCCGTTTACGCAGTTGTTAATTAAGAGTGCCATGGCAAAAGGTTTTATCGCATCCGATTTTGCCAATCGCAATCAAGAAGGTTTAGCGCAACTGACTGAATGGGTTACACAAGGAAAACTGAAATTTAAAGAAAATGTGGTAGAAGGATTGGAAAATACGGTCGAGGCGTTCCTGGGTCTGTTCCGCGGCGAAAACCTGGGAAAACAATTAGTAAAAGTCCACGATTAA
- a CDS encoding MFS transporter, which yields MSHRTSGEKFYFGWYIVLISCMITLLTVGTRLGIGPFFKPMADELGVSRTFLSFVISVGMLAYGAGMPVAGKLVERYGTRFVLLSGLGMITVATLWTIWTADTVSFFLAYGILLSFGLAFTSPVAMTPVISKWFTRQRGRALFYLSTGAMAGIAVMTPVFQWLIGWIGWRDTLLVLDIVFIVILIPSAIWIIRDEAPAGTDLLPGQLASSHLSQTLSANQMIPLVDWKGALRTKPFWNIAAGLFVCGFSMNVLGSHGVPMLTDHGFSEMTASFGVGLIGIVAVGSTVVLGSLSDKLPRKNLLSLIYLIRGIGFLLIAVVMTPWQLYLVSVMGGLAWAGSTALSSAILGDVYGVRWVGVLYGWTYFVHQIGAAVGSFLAGWGYETFGTHLPSFGLTALLLAAASLLSFYLPVQVRYANHLQPSAHSSVSGSR from the coding sequence ATGTCACATCGAACGAGCGGCGAAAAATTTTATTTTGGATGGTATATCGTGCTGATCTCATGCATGATCACACTGCTTACGGTAGGTACCCGTTTGGGCATCGGCCCCTTTTTTAAACCGATGGCGGACGAACTGGGAGTCAGCCGTACGTTCCTGTCTTTCGTCATTTCGGTCGGCATGCTGGCGTATGGGGCGGGAATGCCGGTGGCTGGGAAACTGGTCGAACGTTACGGAACCAGGTTTGTGCTCTTGAGCGGTTTAGGGATGATTACTGTCGCTACTTTATGGACGATCTGGACGGCTGATACGGTCAGTTTTTTCCTTGCCTATGGTATTTTATTGTCCTTCGGACTTGCTTTTACCAGTCCAGTGGCGATGACGCCTGTCATAAGCAAATGGTTTACCCGTCAAAGAGGAAGGGCATTATTTTATTTGTCAACCGGCGCTATGGCCGGAATAGCAGTCATGACCCCTGTCTTTCAATGGCTGATTGGTTGGATCGGCTGGCGGGACACATTGCTTGTTTTGGACATTGTATTCATAGTTATACTTATTCCTTCTGCCATCTGGATTATTCGAGACGAGGCACCGGCCGGTACCGATTTGCTGCCCGGTCAGTTGGCCAGCAGCCATTTGAGCCAGACTTTGTCCGCTAATCAGATGATTCCCTTGGTGGATTGGAAAGGTGCATTACGAACTAAACCGTTTTGGAACATTGCGGCCGGACTGTTTGTTTGTGGCTTCAGCATGAACGTGCTGGGATCGCATGGCGTTCCGATGCTGACTGACCACGGTTTTTCGGAAATGACCGCCTCATTCGGAGTCGGGCTGATCGGAATTGTGGCGGTGGGCAGTACAGTTGTTTTAGGTTCATTATCAGATAAACTGCCGCGCAAAAATTTGTTGTCCCTCATTTACCTGATCCGCGGCATTGGATTTCTGCTGATAGCGGTTGTGATGACACCTTGGCAGTTATATTTGGTTTCCGTGATGGGAGGTTTGGCTTGGGCCGGAAGCACCGCACTTTCCTCCGCCATTTTGGGAGATGTATATGGTGTCCGCTGGGTAGGCGTCCTGTACGGTTGGACTTATTTTGTTCACCAGATTGGGGCTGCCGTCGGTTCTTTCTTGGCCGGTTGGGGGTATGAAACGTTTGGCACGCACCTGCCTTCCTTTGGATTGACTGCCTTGTTGCTTGCGGCAGCCAGTTTGCTATCCTTCTACCTGCCAGTCCAGGTTCGCTATGCAAACCATTTGCAGCCGTCTGCCCATTCGTCCGTTTCCGGCTCCCGATAA
- the pdhA gene encoding pyruvate dehydrogenase (acetyl-transferring) E1 component subunit alpha yields MKTYTADFGVSMYQILAEDGSVRGDLPELSDDKLIEFYKWMLLTRLYDQRAFNLQRQGRIGTYAPFSGQEAAQIGSFAALKNTDWLATSYREMAGLIYHGLPMEHALLYSMGHPDGGKMPTNLNVLPVQIIIAGQVLHAVGAGLASKLRGESNIAVTYYGDGASSQGDVHEAMNFAAVYKAPVIFFCQNNHWAISVPVSKQMATPTIAQKAVAYGMEGIRVDGNDVLAVYSAMKYAADRARSGEGPTLIEAVTYRLGSHTTADDPTRYRNETELKEWQEKRDPLIRFRIFLENKGIWNEQQENEWREEAKQKIDAAVEKAESHPKAEPSSFFDHVYADLTGPLAEQKQDFVQRLNQGEGR; encoded by the coding sequence ATGAAAACATACACGGCCGATTTTGGTGTGTCGATGTATCAGATTTTAGCTGAGGATGGTTCTGTTCGTGGGGATCTTCCGGAACTGTCGGACGACAAGCTGATCGAATTTTACAAATGGATGCTTTTGACTCGCTTATATGACCAGCGGGCGTTTAATTTGCAAAGACAAGGACGAATTGGCACATATGCACCATTTAGCGGGCAGGAAGCCGCCCAAATTGGCAGCTTTGCCGCTTTGAAAAATACGGATTGGCTTGCGACCAGCTACCGGGAAATGGCAGGACTCATCTATCACGGTCTTCCCATGGAACATGCCCTGCTTTACAGTATGGGGCATCCGGATGGCGGAAAGATGCCGACAAATTTAAATGTATTGCCTGTTCAAATTATTATTGCGGGTCAGGTGCTGCATGCCGTCGGAGCCGGATTGGCCAGCAAACTGAGAGGCGAATCGAATATTGCGGTAACCTATTATGGGGATGGAGCGTCTTCACAGGGCGATGTTCATGAAGCAATGAACTTTGCGGCTGTCTACAAGGCACCTGTCATTTTCTTCTGTCAGAACAATCACTGGGCGATCAGTGTGCCGGTTTCCAAACAAATGGCGACACCTACTATTGCACAGAAAGCTGTCGCGTATGGAATGGAGGGGATTCGCGTTGACGGCAACGATGTATTGGCCGTTTATTCCGCCATGAAGTATGCAGCAGACCGGGCGCGCAGTGGAGAGGGTCCGACGTTAATTGAAGCGGTCACCTACCGTTTGGGCTCGCATACGACCGCAGACGATCCCACTCGTTACCGGAATGAAACCGAACTGAAAGAGTGGCAGGAAAAACGGGATCCATTGATTCGTTTTCGTATTTTCCTTGAAAATAAAGGAATTTGGAATGAACAACAGGAAAACGAGTGGCGTGAGGAAGCGAAACAAAAAATCGATGCTGCAGTCGAAAAAGCGGAATCACATCCGAAAGCGGAACCTTCTTCTTTCTTTGATCATGTATACGCCGATTTGACGGGGCCTTTGGCAGAACAGAAACAAGACTTTGTTCAGCGTTTGAACCAGGGGGAGGGACGTTAA
- a CDS encoding alpha-ketoacid dehydrogenase subunit beta, whose protein sequence is MANMTMIQAIQDAMRVAMEADSRVLVLGEDIGKNGGVFRATEGLMAAFGENRVIDTPLAESGIIGTAVGLALNGMRPIAEIQFLGFIYETMDQVSAQAARMRFRSQGRFSVPMVIRSPFGGGVRTPELHSDSLEALFLHSPGIKVVMPSNPYDAKGLLLAALADDDPVLFLEPMKLYRAFRGEVPEGSYQVPLGKANVVQEGNDVTVIAWGPTVPVALEAAKSVSDQQGVSCEVIDLRTISPIDIDTIVNSVQKTGKAVIVHEAVRAGGVGAEITAQINERAFLSLEAPVARVTGYDTPYPVPTLEDYWLPDAKRTGEAILRTVHF, encoded by the coding sequence ATGGCGAACATGACCATGATACAAGCAATCCAAGATGCAATGCGAGTGGCGATGGAGGCTGATTCGCGCGTACTTGTTTTGGGAGAAGATATAGGCAAAAACGGCGGTGTGTTCCGCGCCACGGAAGGATTAATGGCGGCGTTTGGCGAAAACCGGGTAATCGATACTCCGCTGGCTGAATCGGGGATTATTGGAACGGCGGTTGGCTTGGCTTTGAACGGAATGCGCCCCATTGCAGAAATTCAATTTTTGGGATTTATCTATGAAACCATGGATCAGGTTTCAGCGCAGGCGGCACGAATGCGCTTTCGTTCCCAGGGGCGTTTTTCCGTTCCGATGGTGATTCGGTCTCCTTTTGGCGGCGGTGTGCGTACACCAGAACTTCATTCTGACAGTTTGGAGGCGCTTTTTCTTCATTCGCCGGGCATCAAAGTGGTCATGCCAAGCAATCCGTACGATGCAAAAGGTTTGCTGTTGGCCGCGCTGGCGGATGACGACCCGGTTCTTTTCTTGGAGCCCATGAAGTTGTACCGTGCGTTCCGCGGCGAGGTGCCGGAAGGGAGCTATCAAGTGCCGCTTGGAAAAGCGAATGTAGTGCAAGAAGGAAATGACGTTACGGTTATCGCCTGGGGGCCTACCGTTCCGGTAGCATTGGAAGCGGCGAAATCGGTGTCTGACCAGCAAGGAGTTTCTTGTGAAGTGATTGATTTACGGACGATTTCTCCGATTGATATCGATACGATTGTGAATTCCGTACAAAAAACCGGGAAGGCAGTTATTGTTCACGAGGCGGTACGCGCAGGTGGAGTCGGTGCCGAAATTACAGCGCAAATCAATGAACGTGCATTTCTTTCTTTGGAGGCCCCGGTGGCTCGCGTAACGGGTTATGATACACCCTATCCGGTGCCCACCCTTGAGGATTATTGGTTGCCGGATGCGAAACGAACAGGAGAAGCGATTTTACGGACGGTGCATTTTTAA
- a CDS encoding dihydrolipoamide acetyltransferase family protein, whose amino-acid sequence MSYQWKLPDVGEGIHEAEIIRWLVKEGDTVETDQPILEMQTDKALVEIPSPVKGKIVKLHAAERDVVRVGTILVEFETNQQTPNSENQTTQTETAQTPASVSNQSQQTAPTPAKRALATPAIRRLARELGVDIQTVKGTGAGGRVTEEDVRSAVASQVSHPLKNTPPLADRQPFAYTSDREAEQLEERIPIQGIRRVIAEHMVRSKFTAPHVTSMEEVDVTELVKFRKKAADMASKKGIKFTYLPFVIKAVVSALKEYPFFNASIDDEKGQIVVKRYYNIGIAVDTPDGLIVPVIKQADRKSLLELADEISVLTEKATHRKLDVSDLQGGTFTISNIGSFGGYFATPVINHPEVAILATGTIARKPVILDDDSIIGRHLMPVSLTFDHRLIDGGMSGRFTKHIIQYLQDPTLMFLEMV is encoded by the coding sequence ATGTCATATCAATGGAAATTACCTGACGTCGGGGAAGGTATTCACGAAGCGGAGATTATCCGTTGGCTGGTAAAAGAAGGGGATACGGTTGAGACAGACCAACCGATTTTGGAGATGCAAACGGACAAAGCGCTTGTCGAAATTCCTTCTCCTGTCAAAGGTAAAATCGTGAAACTCCACGCGGCAGAGCGGGATGTCGTTCGGGTGGGAACCATTCTTGTTGAATTCGAGACAAATCAACAAACGCCCAATTCCGAGAATCAGACGACGCAAACGGAAACGGCCCAGACCCCTGCATCTGTATCCAATCAATCGCAGCAGACCGCTCCCACCCCTGCCAAACGGGCACTGGCGACTCCGGCGATTCGCAGATTGGCGAGGGAGCTTGGCGTGGATATCCAGACGGTAAAAGGAACGGGAGCAGGAGGACGCGTTACGGAGGAGGATGTCCGGTCAGCGGTAGCATCACAGGTTTCCCACCCCTTAAAAAATACGCCGCCGCTTGCAGATCGTCAGCCGTTCGCTTATACGTCGGACAGGGAAGCGGAACAGTTGGAAGAACGGATTCCAATTCAAGGAATTCGCCGCGTAATTGCGGAACACATGGTCCGTTCCAAGTTCACGGCTCCGCATGTCACTTCGATGGAAGAGGTGGATGTGACCGAGTTGGTTAAGTTCCGTAAGAAAGCGGCCGATATGGCAAGCAAGAAAGGAATCAAGTTCACATATCTGCCGTTTGTAATTAAAGCGGTGGTTTCGGCGCTGAAGGAATATCCATTTTTTAATGCGTCAATTGATGATGAGAAAGGCCAAATCGTTGTAAAGCGCTACTATAACATAGGCATAGCCGTTGATACACCGGACGGTTTGATTGTGCCAGTCATCAAACAGGCAGATCGCAAAAGCCTGCTGGAGCTGGCAGATGAAATAAGCGTACTCACAGAAAAAGCGACCCACCGGAAGTTGGATGTTTCCGACCTGCAGGGCGGGACATTTACGATCAGCAACATCGGATCGTTTGGCGGGTATTTTGCGACACCGGTGATTAACCATCCGGAAGTTGCGATTTTGGCGACTGGAACGATTGCGCGCAAACCGGTGATTTTGGATGATGATAGCATTATCGGTCGTCATCTGATGCCTGTATCGTTAACATTTGACCATCGATTAATTGATGGTGGCATGTCCGGCCGATTTACCAAGCATATCATTCAATACTTGCAGGATCCGACACTGATGTTTTTGGAGATGGTCTAA
- the lpdA gene encoding dihydrolipoyl dehydrogenase yields MVVGEFTVGADVLVIGGGPGGYVAAIRAAQLGKSVTLIEKNDLGGVCLNRGCIPSKAIISMADFVHRMKTMETAGIRVNGITVEMERLQQWKQGVVQKLTQGVASLCKGNQITVVQGEASFVSANEVRVVTEHGSERYRFESCIIATGSYPVELSGIPFDGQRVISSTEALSLKKIPQQLLVVGGGYIGLELGTAYRKLGSEVTVLEGTGQILPGTDPGLVRYVTRNLKKLGVEVQTNALATSLQINGEKVDVTVRVKDETKVFSADQVLVTVGRKPYTGGLELADSGIETNEQGFIKVDRQQRTTNPKVFAIGDVTGNPMLAHKASYEGKVAAEVIAGLPSEMDAVVIPSVIFTDPEIASVGWTEEQAKQEGYETLTGRFPFGANGRALSMEGGDGFVQVIAEKQTKRVLGVHIVGPEASNLIAEATLAIEMCATLEDLSLTVHAHPTLPETIMEAAEAAVGHAIHILNK; encoded by the coding sequence TTGGTTGTAGGCGAATTTACCGTAGGAGCAGATGTATTGGTGATTGGCGGCGGTCCCGGCGGTTATGTGGCTGCCATCCGCGCGGCGCAATTGGGCAAATCGGTCACGTTAATTGAAAAAAACGATTTGGGCGGAGTTTGTTTGAACCGCGGATGTATCCCTTCGAAAGCGATTATTTCCATGGCTGATTTTGTACATCGCATGAAAACGATGGAAACGGCCGGGATTCGAGTAAATGGTATTACGGTGGAAATGGAACGGCTGCAGCAGTGGAAACAGGGAGTCGTTCAAAAACTGACACAAGGCGTGGCATCTCTTTGCAAAGGAAATCAAATTACGGTGGTGCAAGGGGAGGCATCTTTTGTTTCCGCCAATGAAGTTCGGGTGGTTACTGAACACGGAAGCGAACGATACCGTTTTGAGTCCTGCATTATTGCCACGGGTTCTTATCCGGTGGAGTTGTCAGGCATTCCGTTTGATGGGCAACGTGTGATCAGTTCCACAGAAGCATTGAGCCTGAAAAAGATTCCGCAGCAATTGTTGGTGGTAGGCGGCGGTTATATCGGACTGGAATTGGGTACTGCCTACCGCAAGTTGGGAAGTGAAGTAACCGTTTTGGAAGGAACGGGCCAGATTTTGCCGGGAACGGATCCGGGCTTGGTGAGATACGTTACCCGCAACTTAAAAAAATTGGGCGTTGAGGTTCAGACGAACGCTCTTGCCACTTCCCTCCAGATAAATGGAGAGAAAGTGGATGTGACAGTTCGTGTCAAGGATGAAACAAAAGTTTTTTCAGCTGATCAGGTGTTGGTTACGGTTGGCCGAAAACCTTATACGGGCGGTCTTGAACTGGCAGATTCCGGTATTGAAACGAACGAACAAGGGTTTATCAAGGTGGACCGGCAGCAACGAACGACAAATCCGAAGGTATTTGCAATCGGCGATGTGACAGGCAATCCGATGTTGGCCCATAAAGCCAGTTACGAGGGAAAAGTGGCGGCCGAAGTGATCGCGGGTCTGCCGAGTGAAATGGATGCTGTCGTAATTCCGTCAGTAATTTTCACCGACCCGGAAATCGCCAGTGTGGGATGGACGGAGGAACAGGCCAAACAGGAAGGATATGAAACATTGACCGGTCGGTTTCCGTTTGGAGCTAACGGACGTGCCTTGTCTATGGAAGGCGGTGACGGATTTGTGCAAGTCATCGCCGAAAAACAAACGAAACGCGTGTTGGGGGTCCACATTGTTGGTCCGGAGGCATCCAATCTGATAGCGGAAGCGACGCTGGCCATTGAAATGTGTGCAACGCTTGAGGATTTATCACTGACGGTACACGCACATCCGACGCTGCCGGAAACGATCATGGAGGCTGCAGAAGCGGCTGTCGGGCATGCTATTCATATTCTGAACAAATAA